caagtggagaaaatgtgtcgcaacagcgacattaccaagaactggacgtccctccaaaattgatgaaaagacgagaagaaaattggtcagggaggctgccaagcgggctacagcaacattaaaggagctgcaggaatttctggcaATTTCTAGCAATTTCTATGGGTTAGTGTGGCAAGACAGAagccttttcttacaaagaaaaacatccaagcccggctaaattttgcaaaaacacatttgaagtctcccaaaagcatatgggaaaatgtgttatggtctgatgaatccaaggttgaactttttttaattccaaaaagtatgtttggcgcaaaaagaacactgcacatcaccagaagaacaccacacccacagtgaagcatggtggtggcagcatcatgctttggggctgtttttcttcagctggaattggggccttagtcaaggtggaggaaattatgaacagctccaaataccagtcaatattggcacaaaaccttcaggcttctgctagaaagctgaagatgaagaagaacttcatctttcagcacgacaacgacccaaagcatacatccaaatcaacaaaagaatggcttcaccagaagaagattaaagttttggaatggcccagccagagccccGACCTGAATCagattgaaaatctgtggggtgatctgaagagggtcgtgcacaggagatgccctcgcaatctgacagatttggagtgtttttgcaatgaagagtggacgaatattgccaagtcaagatgtgccatgctgatagactcatacccaaaaagaccgagtgctgtaataaaatcaaaaggtgcttcaacaaagtattagtttaagggtgtgcacacttatgcaaccacattattttgttttatttttactcgcccaacctaaaagatttcagtttgtttttcagatgagttgtacaggttataggtcacattaaaggtggaaaaagttctgaaatgatttatcttggtctcatttttttttacatcacagaagcctggcattttaacaggggcgtgtagactttttatatccactgtatatatgtgagtgtgtgtgtgtgtgtgtgtgtgtgtgacatataTAAAGGtgtataatgaaaatatttttgacacAAGGTGTagaaaatagtaataatttcaCATAATTGATTGGGAATGAATCAaaactaacaattttttttaacgtagacgttcaacagatttttttaatgtcttaatATTGAATCATATATTGTTGAAATTTAAGCTTCATTTCTAAAACAGGATGATATATAGTCACGTGTAGGCATTGTCTTAGATGAATCACGAATAACGCTGAAAACTCATACTGAAAGATTAATTGATTCCTGGGATTCGGTTGGTTTCCAGCATTATGTTTATCACATATTGTTTGCCCATGAACCAAGTCATTTTCTCAAATTCTGGTCataataattgttataaaataaaaagattttttgtgCACAATCTTAATAAAGTCTAAAACCTgtgataaaatttttttttattgatgtttCACTGGGTATTTGTTGGGTCTTTTAGGTCAGGGAACCCTCAAGGGTCCATAACACatgacgagtgtgtgtgtgtgtgtgtgtgtgtgtgtgtgtgtatggtttttGTAATGATATTACAATGGGATAAATTAAGATGAATTACTATCTAAGCTAATATAGTtgtaagtattattattattattattattagttaccTATATAATTATAAGCCTAACTGACAGATCCCTTTAGCTGAATGGTGGAAAGTGCTCTCATGTATTGcactaatatatataaaaaaatttaattattcattaaatacaGTGGTACcttcatttttatgtgaataGTTTACTgaatactttttaaattaattagcaATTTGGATCATAAAAGGGTTTTATTAACccggaaaacaaacaaacaaacagagaaaaaaaggttcttgaCTGCAAAAAGTTTTTGAGCCCCCTGTTTGAGAGGGCGTGGccttaaaatgtgaaaaatcataaatcattccTGTGatagttttttaaaatcctaaatattattttgaaagaAACTATGAAGGAAACGTTGGTGTTTGTTCATCGTAATTTGCCTGTAATTGAcatgagaagaaaaagaaaagggacTAGTTTGTTGGCAGTTGTGAGTGCCTTACCACCGGCGAgcataaaaatgactgaaaggGAGTGATGCGTCCTGCGCGGAGGGATCTCGAGCACGGACTACACCCAAGGCGCTGTCTCGATTCACATCGGCTTTTCTTCCCTGCCCCCCCCAAAAAGCAGACCTCGGCAGCACGCAGCTAAGCGCTTTTTGGAGAGGCGAGCCTCGACTCGGGTGCTTCAAACCTTCTTTAACCTTAAATCCATCCAAAGAGTCTCTGTAGAGCGTcgtaatatttttttgtttacaaattgcagcaaacatgtcttggcAAAGCTACGTGGATAACCTGATGGCCGACGGCAGCTGCCAGGATGCCGCCATTGTCGGTTACACGGACGCCAAATACGTTTGGGCATCTTCAGAAGGGGGCACTTTTAGCGGTATAACggtgagatttttaaaaaaaagatattaccCTGTTCAACGATTATATTATTTCCTACTGGTTCGGTGTAATGGCTAAATCTTTAgtcttttgtgtctgtgtgtggggcCACGTTACGGTTAGCTAGCAGGGGCTAACATGAACAAGCGCGCGTGCGTTACAGAAAAGGAGCCGTTAGCGCGTTTAAAATACGCCGTTAGTCCTCGTGACGGTTTGTTTTTcgctccttttttaaaaaagtaacctCAAAAGCTAtagatattgtaatattttttaaaatagaaatgtattttttccattttcaattcAGTGATAAAGCGAATACGGCAACGTTAGCAAATCCTTAGGCCCCAGACAGCGGCACTAGACTAGCTTTttttcgctttttttttttttttttttttaaagaagctaACTAGCTTATCTTTTCattcaaagacaaaaaatgaaatgaaacccaGCCAGTATTAACACAGTATTCTTGAATTCATTAAGCTGTCCAATCATTAATAACcggtttgtctgtttttttgggttattttttttgtgaaacaatTAGCATAGCGCTAGTTAGCATGGCAAGCAAGTTGTCcattgatattaaaaaaaatgtaaaaagttcatgttaatgagagAATACGTAACGCATTAAGGCTTCAACGCTTTAATAATCGACCACGTGGTCTATGAATTATAAATGAGTATTTGCGTGAAAAAATAggtgttttatttaacatttttaatataaacatttatactttttagcattatttttattttttttgtttaatcacGCTGGAGATTTAGGCGTAGGCCATACTGGAAGGAAGTTAGCCACTGGCGCTTGGGCATAGTCTTTCTTCCTTTGGCTCGGTCCCGAATTGCACCCTGTCTGTGCACTACCTAGGGCACTGAATAGCATTATTCCACAAGCTACCTAGTGCCCTTGGTTTGGAGGGTGTTGAGTGGGATTTGGGATTTGTCCTGTGCTTCCCTTTTCCCCTCTTCTCCTTACAGGAACATGCCTGTGTCTTCAAAGATGGCGTCCCGTTTTACATTTGCCCAAGCTTTCCAGTCATTACAGATTTAAATGCGTTTATTAAGCTGAAATGAAGTCTCTTCCTGAttaacacgtttttttttttttttttttttttaaacatgatttgaCATTGGAGTAAAAGGAAATGAATAGCTGGTAACACCAGGTTTTCTCATTCTCAGATTCAGAGATTAGATGCTAAAAgaatttatatttgcatatacaCCTACATATATTTATGGACTTGTTCATATTTGTCTATGTTGGCCTGTCTTTAGGTATTCCTTGTGCCAGGAAATAACTTttagtgtttaattaaaaaaaaaaaaaaaaaaaaaacccacacacacccctgctaTGTAAATCTTGGGCACATTAAGTGACTCGGtacaatcatatttattttacttttttaaaaaaagaaatggagatTATTTTTGAACGTTACACCCGCAAATCTCTAACACATTACATTGTGTAACATTTTGTCATCTTGACATCGTTTTTtgctagttttattaaaattgcaatCGACATTTTTGTACTTCTCGAGTTTTAGATTACTCATTCCATTTAAGTGACTCGTGAGTCTTATTATAATAGCATAATATTtaacaagaaaagaaagcaaagcagaccccctggctatgccTTACAGACTTCCCTTGGAAAACCACACCCTGTGTTAAGAAATAATCAATATCCTTAACCGAACATCTTTCTATGTGTTATTCCCCGTCACAGGCCGATGAAATCGATGTCATAGTCGGCAAGGACCGGGAGGCCTTCTTCACCAACGGGCTGACCCTAGGGAAAAAGAAGTGCTCTGTGATCAGAGACAGCCTGCCACTCGATGGTGACTGGACTATGGATATCAGGACGAAGAGTCAAGGTGGAGAGCCGACGTACAACGTTTCCGTAGGCAGAGCTGGCAAAGGTAAAATTGTTTTGGGTATTTGCAAATGACCCTCACATTTACAtatggaaaagaaaatgtaactTGACCAACGAAAGCGAACAACCTCAGAGAGGGTTTGTACAGTTGCGTAAGGCTGAAGCACAGCTTCTGATTTGCTCATTTTCAGGTAATTGACAGGCGTTCTCTGAGGATGTTCAttctggggtgttttttttttttgctcattgaTTTGAATGTTAGAGCAAGAGGATGGACTGATACATGTTGCCTGCAATGCAGTAAATGATTGTATGCCTGTTTATAAATGGATATGGAACAAAGTAGTCAACTTCTGTGCACAAGCATGCCATTTAgattacaagaaataaaaaggtaaCGAAAGGAATCAGATAATACCATGTTATCCGGACTTGTCCTTCTCTACAAAATTCCAGGTCAAATAATGTTGCCTTTAAACTTTtggtaattataataattgtatTTGTTACTCTGATGATGTTTACAATATTCCTATATCCCACAGAGTAAATGAACACTAAACTAATGTTGGTCATTTGTTAATCCCATCACTGTGTTAACAGAATTTGGCACTGAAGTAGCTGGAACAATCAAAAGCTGCTTATAAACTGAACAAGGAGATTTTAGCATTAAAACTAAAGCATTGCTATTTAAGGTCAATAAACATGGATGTACAAATGTACAGGTAATAACACAGTGCTGCTGTATAGCGACTGTAAtgggacaaaaactaaacaagaATGGCTTATCGTCCGGATAATATGATCTAAATTTTTATTTACCTTGCTTTTCTGTCTTACATTAGTGTGCATAACTGTGTACAGTCTGCCTTTGTGGTCCTTGTTCTGGTAGTGTTACTAAAAggtatttttacaaaaaatggGCTGAAAAGCTCTTCTCTTTTCCCTTCCCTGTTTCCCTCTCTGAGCTTCCCCCCACCTTCTTAACCACCTGAATAACTGGATGCCACTGCTAAGCATGTAAAGGCAGCTTTCTTTTCTGAAACCGGTTTAAAATTGGCACCTTTTCATTATTTAGAGAATGAATAAGTATAGTGAAAGTAGTGAACAAGTGGTTTTTAGTCCTTCACAGCCATCTACTCTCGTTATCAGTGTCCATAACTCAGCATGTCATTGCTTCGTTTGCACTTGTCTCATGGTGCAGTTTACTGTAAATGACTAACAGCCCTCGCCCTTCTCCGTACAGATTAAACGAATAAATAAGCTTGGTTTACGTAGCGCCTTTGTCAAACTCAAGGTCATGTCACAAACGGCTGCCTTGCAATGTACAGATTGTTGActtgggcatttttttttttccctcttctttcTTCAATGCCATCataatttttagtttttgtatCACTGACCCACTGTATTTATGACCTCAGTAACAAGTGGATGATCGGATATGCTGTCAGCCAGTGGTTTTACTCAactcaacttttatttataaagcactttcaaaaccattaaaatggacCAAAGTGCTGTCCAAAGATAGTAAAATACTAAAATTCatgaaaacatagaataacaagaAGACATAACATCATTAAAAGCATACAGCCAATCCTTCACAATTCTCCGACCTAATCAAATGCCGAAAGCTTGATGAAATAAGTAGGTCTTcaaatccttttaaaaaaatgtccagCTTAACACtgctttttaacagtcactAAGTATTCCTGTACATGTATTGTGTATCACAAAATACTTTActaggatttatttatttatttttgctgccCAACTGTAATTTAGGGATCGCTTCAGTCATTGGTTAGGCTGCCATAAATAGTCCATGTACAGTCAGTCAAAGTGATACCCTCTTCCCTAGAATAGTTCTTATCAGTTGATTTAGGAAGCCGCATGCAACGTAGACTAGACTTAGACTGGCTAGAATTAAATTCTCAACTTGGACTTATCCATAAAAGGAGGTATAAATGGGATTAGCAGCCCTTCACCTAATGCCAGTTCAGCTAGATGCCTTAACATGGATGCTCAAGAAGCCAAGAAGCAAAATTTTCTAAACTGCCTTATGGGTGTCCTGCTTTGCCTTTGAAATTTGACTAATGTTAAACCGGGTAACATAATgaacattaataattaacagtTTCTGATGGTGGGATGAATTCAGGAATTCCCCTTCCTGCATCCTCTGTCCTGTGCTTTAAATAAACCTCTATGGTGTGTGATCAGGTTTCAAACTATTCAAATACTCACAGAGGTTGATTCACTTTTCCATTTCTGGGTTTGCTTGTTTGTAATCATATGCATGAGCATGCGAGCACTTTGGACTACAGCTGCaatttattcttttcattttctccttttttttccccctaaccAGCAGCACTTCTCAactcttttttcctttgtttctatttcttctctttcagTCTTGGTTCTTGTAATGGGCAAAGAAGGGGTCCATGGAGGCGGATTGAATAAGAAGGCATACTCGATGGCAAAATACTTGAGGGATTCGGGGTTCTAACGTAATTAATGCTCGCTTAGTTTCAATTTTGAGggacagaaagaagagagggTTTGCTGTTTAAGCTTTCTCCTTCACACagttaaaatgtctttaatgaGAAGAATGGTGGTAAGATCTTATAACGTCCCCGTATTACGGGGGGAAagactttttctttcctttttttcaattttttcatttgtcatcttttttttttttctttctccccctctcccccctTTATGTACCCCCAGTATTGGTTTTAGTCATGGGAAAGGAAGGTACCCACGGAGGACAGCTCAACAAGAAAGCATTTACCATGGCTGAATACCTGAGGAGAGCTGGATACTGAAGCAGCCCcctttccatccatccacacagCAGCTCACTGTAACATCCCATCATCCCTTTCTCCCTccttggtttttcttttttcttttcttttttcctccttcacaGCACTACAGATACTTAGTGGATGCATTGTCTATCCAGCCCCTTAATTCtcaactgtgttttttttttttttgttttttttttttaaaaatgtacacccttacttcctctcttccttctaTTTAGCATACCTATCCCATTCCCATTTTCCTCATCCTTATAGTGCCACAAAACAAGCATGTTCATTTTATGAAGgcttaaaacaaaaacacagtactgtacataaagCATTTAAGACAATTGGGCTTTTCAGATTTGCATAAACGAATCGTCACTGTCCAGTTTTCCTGAGGCACTTATCTAGTGGTCCATCGATGCCTCTCGAGTGCTTTGAGCCTTGCTGAGCTGTCGGTCTTCCCTAGTGATTTTTTCTTTCCAGCATGGCCAGGAGGGTTTAAAAAGTGCATGCATATCTCTTTTAGCTCAATATCATCAAATACCTAACTACCATACACTACCAGTgtcctcccaaaaaaaaaaaaaaaaaaaagtaataaattgaACCACACTACATAATTCTTGCCCTTATACTTGTAACCAGTTTTATTCAAAATACAACATCCAATGCTTTTACTGTTGTATCTGGATGTGGTGTTGTGAGTCTTCGATGtaatgttggatttttttttttttttttttttttcttcttttgaatGTGATGGCAGATCAGCATTTACAACGTCTaggtttaaaacaaaaatcgcTTCTGGACTCTAAGGACATTCCACCGCTAATATAGCCACTTAGCAACTTATTTACCAGCTAGTGATTttgatttattgtaatttttttaaagcactgcCCTTCCGATGTAACTCTGGTTTGGTGTCCATTCatattatagatattattttttttctccagtaggaccaattttttttctgcattttggaGGATTAACAGATTACTGAAGGATCGACTGCTAGCTTCATCTGTTTGTAGAACATGAAATTGAACATTTCAAATACACAGTATAACACTAACCTCTTGACTTCACTAGTAATGGTATCCATGACTTGGGGATGGATTACAAAGCTCTAATGGTAACtacctgattattattattattattattatttttttctttctcacaatGAATGTTTTGAATAGATGAAATGGCAGTCTTATTGTTGAC
This genomic interval from Pangasianodon hypophthalmus isolate fPanHyp1 chromosome 4, fPanHyp1.pri, whole genome shotgun sequence contains the following:
- the pfn2a gene encoding profilin-2 isoform X2; its protein translation is MSWQSYVDNLMADGSCQDAAIVGYTDAKYVWASSEGGTFSGITADEIDVIVGKDREAFFTNGLTLGKKKCSVIRDSLPLDGDWTMDIRTKSQGGEPTYNVSVGRAGKVLVLVMGKEGTHGGQLNKKAFTMAEYLRRAGY
- the pfn2a gene encoding profilin-2 isoform X1, giving the protein MSWQSYVDNLMADGSCQDAAIVGYTDAKYVWASSEGGTFSGITADEIDVIVGKDREAFFTNGLTLGKKKCSVIRDSLPLDGDWTMDIRTKSQGGEPTYNVSVGRAGKVLVLVMGKEGVHGGGLNKKAYSMAKYLRDSGF